Proteins from one Megalopta genalis isolate 19385.01 chromosome 1, iyMegGena1_principal, whole genome shotgun sequence genomic window:
- the LOC117220360 gene encoding uncharacterized protein LOC117220360 isoform X2 yields the protein MVDNNCIIEGNVKFRDGKKWKSRWCVMRKLSPVADCLHLQLYGDSKDRYKQGQTKASLSLQHFLGVESGFTLDKESNTIAIICQDVTVVLAFDTRERLIQWQVKISNNLGEDQQFLILISTVPSKAKLTNGPAHLHIQDRRFCITVGIPPRLVGIWEIAHLRRYGVVEGRFCFEGGSRCGRGEGLHVLITDQGEDIVKMLQLAAEGKLTKKRPLSREQLSQDSPRRQFSRSETRASDFFPSTVYSSTYEEQCDSCKNESSPYWSSAESRQQTELDRDYSSRDTISVSELPDQPGDWRSCSLTRQGTSALERCASCISKLGTVSKSSTLATTTGASSVSSPAGTMNNLGCHLQARTLDRLSLSSYSTSSHDSDYSGTQQSQQQVECHCSQTKGAQQTSTAQRVSPSPSSLPPRPPKPSQTTATKKAKKPPMPLPNEPICVHSRKQQLVSRITAANAAAATAGPYENYDVPKTILAHHMLLEQAPQPDQYYDTPRKIKECLALPKSYPNYDTPQTPQAVVLQQCGCPAKLTVQSPRSSGCPCQNMMSWAGFVLPYCRRGAGIEPTGVTVHPVKLSGEGKMPVVNASGEIAIYATAKRTNKSENVDDKTKENCDCLQESRTNNYENVEPVIDTQPEPKQANYANIDFTQSLEHYENSKDLLTKSGISQEEIEKFADQIKEKTPEPPAEESKICQKCGHVKDRENDYLVMDPEKQTPKKPFPGYLPMQPAHNACSKEILSRICSGIKSSSNPALSGSAMVEGGKKRSDSEFRVPGSAMLASPYLRRRYLDGNGTESSGNISLLLRKRSYSAESAHYLDDDNHTFPSTLTIHKCSSEADKAALVQADSHTTCVNSETKMNQDSGQMSIASPQPSFIKIRRSSSVPSKTGHNRDSSSSNDSGVSTGSLSHRTAEFVEFELSLAPSTSARKQNVLSIYRKSPPPTCYHSSLPRKSKSSDPLRELSFQFQKIKIPTKSSSAEADIPTCLPKGAKGFNSPGEVSSTPYIDSRSTSSGTSDMSDYIETLSLSSHSSSDTPDSLRLGGRAVATTLRPRSGKEYYKIDRSILVEQGRTLTTPAANYANITPVLEKSESPSPGYMSSSPFEQPQPTREHFLFPDEA from the exons TGGAAATCACGGTGGTGTGTTATGAGGAAACTGTCACCAGTCGCAG ATTGTCTTCATTTACAACTGTACGGAGATAGCAAGGATCGATACAAGCAGGGCCAAACGAAAGCTTCCTTGAGCTTGCAACACTTTCTCGGCGTGGAGAGCGGTTTCACTCTCGACAAGGAGTCGAACACGATCGCTATAATATGCCAGGACGTTACGGTCGTTTTGGCGTTCGATACCAGAGAACGGTTGATCCAATGGCAAGTGAAGATCTCGAACAACCTTGGCGAAG ACCAGCAATTCCTGATCCTGATCTCGACGGTGCCCTCGAAGGCGAAGCTGACGAACGGACCGGCCCATTTGCACATTCAGGATCGCCGCTTTTGCATTACTGTTGGCATACCGCCTCGATTGGTGGGCATTTGGGAGATCGCGCATCTCCGACGTTACGGGGTGGTGGAGGGTCGGTTCTGCTTCGAGGGCGGTTCGAGATGTGGCCGTGGAGAGGGTCTGCACGTGTTGATCACGGATCAAGGCGAGGACATCGTGAAGATGCTGCAACTAGCTGCGGAGGGTAAGCTGACGAAGAAGCGGCCGCTAAGTCGGGAGCAACTGTCGCAGGACAGCCCTCGCCGTCAGTTTTCCCGGTCGGAGACTAGAGCCAGCGACTTCTTCCCCTCGACTGTTTACTCATCGACGTACGAAGAGCAGTGCGACAGCTGCAAGAACGAGAGCTCTCCCTATTGGTCGTCGGCGGAAAGCAGGCAGCAGACGGAGCTCGACAGGGATTACAGCAGCAGAGACACGATCTCGGTGTCGGAGCTGCCAGACCAGCCAGGCGATTGGCGCAGCTGTTCCCTTACTCGTCAAGGGACGTCCGCTCTGGAGCGATGCGCTAGTTGCATCAGCAAGCTAGGTACTGTCTCGAAGTCGTCGACCCTGGCGACCACCACCGGCGCGAGCAGCGTGAGCAGCCCCGCTGGAACTATGAACAATCTTGGCTGCCATTTGCAAGCTCGTACCCTGGATAGATTGTCGCTGTCCTCGTACAGCACCAGCAGCCACGACAGCGACTACTCCGGCACCCAGCAATCGCAGCAGCAGGTAGAATGCCATTGTTCGCAGACAAAGGGCGCGCAACAAACGAGCACGGCGCAGCGGGTGTCGCCTAGCCCCAGCTCGCTGCCACCCAGACCTCCGAAACCGTCCCAAACCACTGCCACGAAGAAGGCGAAAAAGCCGCCAATGCCACTGCCAAACGAGCCAATCTGCGTGCACTCGCGAAAGCAGCAGCTGGTCAGTCGCATCACCGCCGCTAATGCAGCTGCCGCTACTGCAGGACCATACGAGAACTACGATGTCCCCAAGACGATATTGGCTCATCACATGCTGCTCGAACAGGCGCCCCAACCTGATCAGTATTACGACACGCCGAGGAAGATCAAGGAATGCCTAGCACTGCCAAAAAGCTATCCGAACTACGACACACCGCAGACTCCGCAAGCCGTGGTTCTGCAGCAATGCGGCTGCCCGGCTAAGCTGACCGTTCAATCTCCCAGGTCCTCCGGGTGTCCTTGTCAGAACATGATGAGCTGGGCAGGCTTTGTCCTGCCCTACTGCAGGAGGGGAGCAGGAATTGAACCCACCGGGGTGACCGTTCATCCCGTCAAACTCTCAGGCGAGGGTAAGATGCCTGTGGTGAACGCGAGCGGGGAAATCGCGATTTACGCGACTGCCAAGAGGACGAACAAGTCCGAAAACGTAGATGATAAGACGAAGGAGAACTGCGACTGCCTCCAGGAGAGCAGGACCAACAACTACGAGAATGTCGAGCCGGTGATCGACACTCAGCCCGAGCCTAAGCAAGCGAACTACGCGAATATCGACTTCACACAGTCGCTGGAACATTATGAGAACAGCAAGGATCTTTTGACCAAAAGCGGAATATCCCAGGAGGAGATAGAGAAGTTCGCCgatcaaatcaaagagaagacACCCGAACCCCCCGCGGAGGAGTCCAAGATTTGCCAAAAGTGTGGCCACGTGAAGGACAGGGAGAACGATTATCTGGTAATGGACCCCGAAAAGCAAACGCCAAAGAAACCCTTCCCAGGTTATTTACCGATGCAACCGGCGCACAATGCTTGCTCCAAGGAGATCCTGTCGAGGATCTGCAGCGGCATCAAGAGCTCCAGCAATCCCGCGCTGTCTGGGTCAGCGATGGTCGAGGGCGGGAAGAAGCGATCAGACTCCGAGTTCCGTGTTCCTGGATCCGCGATGTTGGCCAGCCCCTATTTGCGACGTCGTTACTTGGACGGCAACGGCACCGAGTCCAGTGGGAACATCAGCTTGCTGCTGAGGAAGCGATCGTACTCGGCAGAGTCAGCTCACTATCTCGACGACGACAATCACACGTTCCCGTCGACCTTGACCATCCATAAATGCTCCAGCGAAGCTGACAAAGCCGCCTTGGTTCAGGCAGACAGTCACACCACCTGCGTGAACTCGGAAACGAAGATGAACCAGGATAGCGGGCAGATGTCGATAGCCTCGCCGCAGCCTTCCTTCATCAAGATCAGACGATCGTCTTCGGTGCCATCCAAGACTGGTCACAACAGAGACTCCTCCAGCAGCAACGATTCCGGCGTCTCGACCGGTTCTCTCAGCCACAGAACAGCCGAGTTCGTCGAATTCGAGTTGTCGCTGGCTCCGTCGACCTCTGCGAGGAAACAGAACGTCTTGTCCATCTACCGGAAGAGTCCGCCGCCCACGTGCTATCACAGCAGCCTGCCCAGGAAGTCCAAGTCCAGCGACCCGCTTCGAGAGCTCTCCTTCCAGTTCCAGAAGATCAAGATACCAACGAAATCGTCGTCGGCCGAGGCTGACATTCCCACGTGTTTACCAAAGGGCGCGAAAGGGTTCAACAGCCCCGGGGAAGTGTCCAGCACTCCTTACATCGACTCGAGGAGCACCAGCAGTGGAACATCCGACATGTCCGATTATATCGAGACGCTATCGCTGTCGTCTCATTCGTCTTCGGACACTCCGGACAGTTTAAG GTTGGGAGGCAGAGCAGTGGCGACGACGCTACGCCCCCGCAGCGGGAAGGAGTATTACAAGATAGACAGAAGCATCCTCGTCGAGCAAGGAAGAACGTTGACTACGCCGGCTGCAAATTACGCGAACATCACGCCTGTTCTCGAGAAAAGCGAGTCCCCATCGCCTGGGTACATGAGCAGCTCGCCGTTCGAACAACCGCAACCGACCCGTGAACACTTTCTGTTTCCCGAT GAAGCTTGA
- the LOC117220360 gene encoding uncharacterized protein LOC117220360 isoform X1: protein MVDNNCIIEGNVKFRDGKKWKSRWCVMRKLSPVADCLHLQLYGDSKDRYKQGQTKASLSLQHFLGVESGFTLDKESNTIAIICQDVTVVLAFDTRERLIQWQVKISNNLGEDQQFLILISTVPSKAKLTNGPAHLHIQDRRFCITVGIPPRLVGIWEIAHLRRYGVVEGRFCFEGGSRCGRGEGLHVLITDQGEDIVKMLQLAAEGKLTKKRPLSREQLSQDSPRRQFSRSETRASDFFPSTVYSSTYEEQCDSCKNESSPYWSSAESRQQTELDRDYSSRDTISVSELPDQPGDWRSCSLTRQGTSALERCASCISKLGTVSKSSTLATTTGASSVSSPAGTMNNLGCHLQARTLDRLSLSSYSTSSHDSDYSGTQQSQQQVECHCSQTKGAQQTSTAQRVSPSPSSLPPRPPKPSQTTATKKAKKPPMPLPNEPICVHSRKQQLVSRITAANAAAATAGPYENYDVPKTILAHHMLLEQAPQPDQYYDTPRKIKECLALPKSYPNYDTPQTPQAVVLQQCGCPAKLTVQSPRSSGCPCQNMMSWAGFVLPYCRRGAGIEPTGVTVHPVKLSGEGKMPVVNASGEIAIYATAKRTNKSENVDDKTKENCDCLQESRTNNYENVEPVIDTQPEPKQANYANIDFTQSLEHYENSKDLLTKSGISQEEIEKFADQIKEKTPEPPAEESKICQKCGHVKDRENDYLVMDPEKQTPKKPFPGYLPMQPAHNACSKEILSRICSGIKSSSNPALSGSAMVEGGKKRSDSEFRVPGSAMLASPYLRRRYLDGNGTESSGNISLLLRKRSYSAESAHYLDDDNHTFPSTLTIHKCSSEADKAALVQADSHTTCVNSETKMNQDSGQMSIASPQPSFIKIRRSSSVPSKTGHNRDSSSSNDSGVSTGSLSHRTAEFVEFELSLAPSTSARKQNVLSIYRKSPPPTCYHSSLPRKSKSSDPLRELSFQFQKIKIPTKSSSAEADIPTCLPKGAKGFNSPGEVSSTPYIDSRSTSSGTSDMSDYIETLSLSSHSSSDTPDSLRLGGRAVATTLRPRSGKEYYKIDRSILVEQGRTLTTPAANYANITPVLEKSESPSPGYMSSSPFEQPQPTREHFLFPDVSNG from the exons TGGAAATCACGGTGGTGTGTTATGAGGAAACTGTCACCAGTCGCAG ATTGTCTTCATTTACAACTGTACGGAGATAGCAAGGATCGATACAAGCAGGGCCAAACGAAAGCTTCCTTGAGCTTGCAACACTTTCTCGGCGTGGAGAGCGGTTTCACTCTCGACAAGGAGTCGAACACGATCGCTATAATATGCCAGGACGTTACGGTCGTTTTGGCGTTCGATACCAGAGAACGGTTGATCCAATGGCAAGTGAAGATCTCGAACAACCTTGGCGAAG ACCAGCAATTCCTGATCCTGATCTCGACGGTGCCCTCGAAGGCGAAGCTGACGAACGGACCGGCCCATTTGCACATTCAGGATCGCCGCTTTTGCATTACTGTTGGCATACCGCCTCGATTGGTGGGCATTTGGGAGATCGCGCATCTCCGACGTTACGGGGTGGTGGAGGGTCGGTTCTGCTTCGAGGGCGGTTCGAGATGTGGCCGTGGAGAGGGTCTGCACGTGTTGATCACGGATCAAGGCGAGGACATCGTGAAGATGCTGCAACTAGCTGCGGAGGGTAAGCTGACGAAGAAGCGGCCGCTAAGTCGGGAGCAACTGTCGCAGGACAGCCCTCGCCGTCAGTTTTCCCGGTCGGAGACTAGAGCCAGCGACTTCTTCCCCTCGACTGTTTACTCATCGACGTACGAAGAGCAGTGCGACAGCTGCAAGAACGAGAGCTCTCCCTATTGGTCGTCGGCGGAAAGCAGGCAGCAGACGGAGCTCGACAGGGATTACAGCAGCAGAGACACGATCTCGGTGTCGGAGCTGCCAGACCAGCCAGGCGATTGGCGCAGCTGTTCCCTTACTCGTCAAGGGACGTCCGCTCTGGAGCGATGCGCTAGTTGCATCAGCAAGCTAGGTACTGTCTCGAAGTCGTCGACCCTGGCGACCACCACCGGCGCGAGCAGCGTGAGCAGCCCCGCTGGAACTATGAACAATCTTGGCTGCCATTTGCAAGCTCGTACCCTGGATAGATTGTCGCTGTCCTCGTACAGCACCAGCAGCCACGACAGCGACTACTCCGGCACCCAGCAATCGCAGCAGCAGGTAGAATGCCATTGTTCGCAGACAAAGGGCGCGCAACAAACGAGCACGGCGCAGCGGGTGTCGCCTAGCCCCAGCTCGCTGCCACCCAGACCTCCGAAACCGTCCCAAACCACTGCCACGAAGAAGGCGAAAAAGCCGCCAATGCCACTGCCAAACGAGCCAATCTGCGTGCACTCGCGAAAGCAGCAGCTGGTCAGTCGCATCACCGCCGCTAATGCAGCTGCCGCTACTGCAGGACCATACGAGAACTACGATGTCCCCAAGACGATATTGGCTCATCACATGCTGCTCGAACAGGCGCCCCAACCTGATCAGTATTACGACACGCCGAGGAAGATCAAGGAATGCCTAGCACTGCCAAAAAGCTATCCGAACTACGACACACCGCAGACTCCGCAAGCCGTGGTTCTGCAGCAATGCGGCTGCCCGGCTAAGCTGACCGTTCAATCTCCCAGGTCCTCCGGGTGTCCTTGTCAGAACATGATGAGCTGGGCAGGCTTTGTCCTGCCCTACTGCAGGAGGGGAGCAGGAATTGAACCCACCGGGGTGACCGTTCATCCCGTCAAACTCTCAGGCGAGGGTAAGATGCCTGTGGTGAACGCGAGCGGGGAAATCGCGATTTACGCGACTGCCAAGAGGACGAACAAGTCCGAAAACGTAGATGATAAGACGAAGGAGAACTGCGACTGCCTCCAGGAGAGCAGGACCAACAACTACGAGAATGTCGAGCCGGTGATCGACACTCAGCCCGAGCCTAAGCAAGCGAACTACGCGAATATCGACTTCACACAGTCGCTGGAACATTATGAGAACAGCAAGGATCTTTTGACCAAAAGCGGAATATCCCAGGAGGAGATAGAGAAGTTCGCCgatcaaatcaaagagaagacACCCGAACCCCCCGCGGAGGAGTCCAAGATTTGCCAAAAGTGTGGCCACGTGAAGGACAGGGAGAACGATTATCTGGTAATGGACCCCGAAAAGCAAACGCCAAAGAAACCCTTCCCAGGTTATTTACCGATGCAACCGGCGCACAATGCTTGCTCCAAGGAGATCCTGTCGAGGATCTGCAGCGGCATCAAGAGCTCCAGCAATCCCGCGCTGTCTGGGTCAGCGATGGTCGAGGGCGGGAAGAAGCGATCAGACTCCGAGTTCCGTGTTCCTGGATCCGCGATGTTGGCCAGCCCCTATTTGCGACGTCGTTACTTGGACGGCAACGGCACCGAGTCCAGTGGGAACATCAGCTTGCTGCTGAGGAAGCGATCGTACTCGGCAGAGTCAGCTCACTATCTCGACGACGACAATCACACGTTCCCGTCGACCTTGACCATCCATAAATGCTCCAGCGAAGCTGACAAAGCCGCCTTGGTTCAGGCAGACAGTCACACCACCTGCGTGAACTCGGAAACGAAGATGAACCAGGATAGCGGGCAGATGTCGATAGCCTCGCCGCAGCCTTCCTTCATCAAGATCAGACGATCGTCTTCGGTGCCATCCAAGACTGGTCACAACAGAGACTCCTCCAGCAGCAACGATTCCGGCGTCTCGACCGGTTCTCTCAGCCACAGAACAGCCGAGTTCGTCGAATTCGAGTTGTCGCTGGCTCCGTCGACCTCTGCGAGGAAACAGAACGTCTTGTCCATCTACCGGAAGAGTCCGCCGCCCACGTGCTATCACAGCAGCCTGCCCAGGAAGTCCAAGTCCAGCGACCCGCTTCGAGAGCTCTCCTTCCAGTTCCAGAAGATCAAGATACCAACGAAATCGTCGTCGGCCGAGGCTGACATTCCCACGTGTTTACCAAAGGGCGCGAAAGGGTTCAACAGCCCCGGGGAAGTGTCCAGCACTCCTTACATCGACTCGAGGAGCACCAGCAGTGGAACATCCGACATGTCCGATTATATCGAGACGCTATCGCTGTCGTCTCATTCGTCTTCGGACACTCCGGACAGTTTAAG GTTGGGAGGCAGAGCAGTGGCGACGACGCTACGCCCCCGCAGCGGGAAGGAGTATTACAAGATAGACAGAAGCATCCTCGTCGAGCAAGGAAGAACGTTGACTACGCCGGCTGCAAATTACGCGAACATCACGCCTGTTCTCGAGAAAAGCGAGTCCCCATCGCCTGGGTACATGAGCAGCTCGCCGTTCGAACAACCGCAACCGACCCGTGAACACTTTCTGTTTCCCGATGTAAGTAACGGCTGA